From Paenibacillus sp. PK3_47, the proteins below share one genomic window:
- a CDS encoding S-layer homology domain-containing protein → MRISAQNSKRLLSGLVAGSMLLGGAAPVGYAEELPEQTPQTSSELLTLLTEGAQPLAEPGKESVTAAVYAAPAKPGSLLITELVPDTKNLNSADGYEFVEVYNNTDEPVNFKDYYFFYNDVNNWTYAEDAVIPARGSIVFWIMNGSNQEATAAQFNANFNLQVPLEEGVNLFRINGGGGMANGSPRNLQIKSKDGDALIISVSYAKEHVKENNGIVYQYPASGGTAMTLMPESGTIPATPGSVMPGQITAPGPAAEEPAIIHTPQAAVDPADLAVNASVANLQTEGGVLPAVELLYRSPSQLRDTVITMTRTSAGEYSAVIPAAALEEPELNYSIRVKNVTETYSVHVNLPEFDSQAVPPLLVTELLPNSANVAGTNTDAFEFIEIYNNTDQPVDFKNYKIYYRYPDKGPEADVKWPSTRESIVIPAQQSVVFWVINSANAAYTADDFNQAFNTSLVEGTNLFLIKSDGMANSGRRAVVIKSNTEKEISSAYYDADTLYNGGSKGDETKENRALQYKYPVNGAGKMLKISSGSALPSPGIADVQQVPATPVQVVPDTEEPVVTDLTAVTEIAQSESLDLKAFADDNRGITSLEVRVASDKHPEYVSHNLAQDYNDSLYHFKLPSADLIGRQEISYYFVATDGTYEVQSPVTKVKVTGGPDRSPLRLNIKEGALLQGTVTVKGTSATAAADELSLSIDSKKTEDNLTYNTLENDAYFVFDAKNVNYYFKNGITMGPEELGDESILYTFMDPITSYTTLTFPIAASALKAGKDNVIYIRAGSKSSPFDPRPEENKDDFEVKNIRLLQADGTEIWDPAYSERDKEIKMGDTPGRFPSIGFQFDLSQELLRSKAYEWNTTGVPDGPHTLSLNLGNETVESEVTVDNTPPTIKTTVEEGQSYRGSFEIDADIQDVYAGVDQVEVKLDGAAIELPYATSSGELSGGDHRLSITAADKAGNKAEKVITFNVPEENPLAPQLVAPGEGTGGTGVNPNLTVRVEDPTGDKLNVTYYQGFKYDGNHPEQDFSGFKNASDTEPPKQPVPAGEEALSSEEYSKVSAVDGDYLINDAVEQFPYQRYEIDLDESVKKTDRVDVEWQGGSLPGRKVSLYAWSPKGGNWVLLDHRIAGEEDFQLKATVTAGAYEADGRISVMVQDEIAAAVPAPEVPATVTGDTYDFSFVWMSDTQYYSQSYPHIYQKNVKWIADNKDSLNLKYVIHTGDVVDKSYQEYQWKEADRNMKVLEDAGIPYGVLAGNHDVGHQTGDYAKFWEYFGDWRFKNLPTFGGSYENNRGHYDLVSANGNDFIIVYMGWGLADKEIDWMNEVVARYPERKAILALHEYLLVSNNRAPIADEIFEKVVKPNKNVIAALSGHYHDAELKVDPLDDDGDGVPDRNVYQMLADYQGAEEGGLGYIRLLQFDTASNQLHVKTYSPYLDDYNFYDQNEHPGKDEFTLDLNLQPVTKRVATDYIGVKVYSDQEIAVKTAVESGSEVSAVWNNLQPDSYYQWYTKVEDGSTGSVLSDIWGFYTGKAEVTPAPSPEATPAPTSPAGGSGGVPAATATPAPTASPAAVKGSIQLGKGSDGKYTADLAAFQAMIQGSENGAVTIIVDGESNAQEPVQLALDAAGVKQAVESNKALTIRASGMELTLPAASMPEIPAGSGQLLLSLDTALTKALQQTIQNSSRSLAGISGPKAAITLEFRTSVGGTETAVHQLKGGVTVTLKLTEEQLAALDTDYAGVYYVDGNSLQYMGGKFDNNTVSFTTDHFSTFAVMEYRKSFSDVKGSWAEPFITKLAAKHIITGVDESRYQPQASVTRADFAVLAIRALGLTGTAQTSSFADVPAGAYYTSALEKAAELGFMEGNGGRFRPADTITREEAALVLSRMLQYNNKLQPVSSDAAVNFTDMASISPWAKQAVNDLQSMGLISGKGGNSFDPRGKVTRAETAKLIYGLLNN, encoded by the coding sequence TTGAGAATTTCAGCACAGAATAGTAAACGGCTGTTATCGGGACTGGTTGCAGGCAGCATGCTGCTAGGCGGTGCAGCGCCTGTCGGCTATGCCGAGGAACTGCCGGAGCAGACCCCTCAAACGTCATCAGAGCTTCTCACCTTACTGACAGAAGGAGCCCAACCGCTGGCGGAACCGGGCAAAGAATCCGTAACAGCTGCTGTATACGCGGCGCCGGCCAAACCAGGGTCACTGCTGATTACAGAGCTTGTTCCGGATACCAAAAATTTGAACAGTGCCGACGGTTATGAATTTGTTGAAGTCTACAATAACACGGACGAGCCTGTTAATTTCAAAGACTACTATTTCTTTTATAACGATGTGAATAACTGGACCTATGCAGAGGATGCTGTCATTCCGGCCCGCGGAAGCATTGTATTCTGGATTATGAACGGTTCCAATCAGGAGGCAACGGCGGCGCAGTTCAATGCCAACTTCAATCTTCAGGTTCCGCTGGAGGAAGGGGTTAACCTGTTCCGGATTAACGGCGGAGGAGGAATGGCTAACGGTTCGCCGCGCAATCTGCAGATCAAGAGCAAGGACGGAGATGCACTGATTATTTCCGTTTCCTATGCCAAGGAGCATGTTAAAGAGAATAACGGAATTGTGTACCAGTATCCGGCTTCCGGCGGTACGGCCATGACGCTGATGCCTGAATCCGGCACGATCCCGGCCACGCCGGGATCGGTAATGCCGGGACAGATTACCGCCCCGGGACCGGCAGCAGAAGAACCGGCAATCATACATACCCCGCAAGCAGCAGTTGACCCTGCAGATCTCGCCGTCAATGCCTCGGTTGCCAATCTGCAAACCGAGGGAGGAGTGCTGCCGGCTGTAGAACTGCTGTACCGCTCACCTTCACAGCTGCGGGATACCGTAATTACCATGACGCGGACAAGCGCAGGGGAGTACAGTGCAGTTATTCCGGCTGCTGCCCTTGAAGAGCCGGAGCTGAACTACAGCATCCGGGTGAAGAATGTTACCGAAACCTATTCGGTTCATGTGAATTTACCGGAATTCGATTCTCAGGCAGTGCCTCCGCTGCTGGTGACAGAACTGCTGCCGAACTCGGCGAATGTCGCGGGCACGAATACGGACGCTTTTGAATTTATCGAAATCTATAACAACACCGACCAGCCGGTTGATTTCAAGAACTATAAGATCTACTACCGCTACCCTGATAAGGGTCCTGAGGCTGATGTGAAGTGGCCTTCAACCCGGGAGAGCATTGTCATCCCGGCGCAGCAGTCGGTTGTGTTCTGGGTCATTAACAGTGCGAATGCGGCATATACCGCCGATGATTTTAACCAGGCTTTTAATACCAGCCTGGTCGAAGGCACGAATCTGTTCCTGATCAAAAGCGACGGTATGGCCAATTCCGGACGGCGCGCGGTTGTCATCAAGAGCAATACGGAAAAAGAAATTTCCTCCGCCTATTATGATGCCGATACTCTCTACAATGGCGGGTCCAAGGGCGATGAAACCAAGGAAAACAGAGCGCTTCAGTACAAGTATCCGGTGAACGGGGCAGGCAAAATGCTGAAGATCAGCTCAGGATCAGCGCTTCCATCCCCGGGAATTGCAGATGTGCAGCAGGTTCCGGCTACGCCTGTTCAAGTTGTACCGGACACTGAGGAGCCTGTAGTCACTGACCTGACCGCAGTTACTGAAATTGCGCAGTCGGAAAGCCTGGATTTGAAGGCTTTTGCTGATGATAATAGGGGGATTACATCCCTCGAGGTCAGAGTGGCTTCGGACAAGCATCCGGAATATGTCAGCCATAATCTGGCCCAGGATTACAATGACAGCCTGTACCATTTCAAGCTGCCTTCAGCGGATCTGATCGGCAGGCAGGAAATCTCTTATTATTTTGTGGCTACAGATGGAACCTATGAGGTTCAGTCTCCTGTAACCAAGGTGAAGGTTACCGGCGGTCCGGACCGGTCACCGCTTCGCCTCAATATCAAGGAAGGTGCGCTGCTGCAAGGTACGGTTACTGTAAAAGGAACCTCGGCTACGGCAGCCGCTGACGAACTTAGCTTAAGCATTGACAGCAAAAAAACAGAGGACAACTTGACCTATAACACGCTTGAGAATGATGCCTATTTTGTTTTTGACGCCAAGAATGTCAATTACTATTTCAAAAACGGCATTACCATGGGCCCCGAAGAGCTGGGTGATGAGAGTATTCTGTATACCTTTATGGACCCGATTACCTCTTATACGACGCTGACGTTCCCAATTGCGGCTTCGGCGCTTAAGGCTGGAAAGGACAACGTGATCTACATCCGTGCAGGCTCGAAGTCTTCTCCGTTTGATCCGCGCCCGGAAGAGAACAAGGATGATTTTGAGGTGAAGAATATCCGCCTGCTCCAGGCGGACGGGACGGAGATCTGGGATCCGGCCTACAGCGAGCGTGATAAAGAAATCAAGATGGGCGACACCCCTGGTAGATTTCCTTCCATCGGCTTCCAGTTTGATCTGAGCCAGGAGCTGCTCCGCTCCAAAGCCTATGAATGGAACACCACCGGGGTGCCGGACGGTCCCCATACCCTGTCCCTGAACCTCGGCAATGAGACAGTGGAGTCAGAGGTAACGGTAGACAACACGCCACCGACAATTAAGACGACAGTGGAAGAGGGGCAGAGCTACCGCGGCAGCTTCGAGATTGATGCAGACATTCAGGATGTGTATGCCGGTGTCGATCAGGTTGAGGTGAAGCTTGATGGAGCGGCAATTGAACTGCCTTATGCCACCTCATCCGGTGAATTATCCGGCGGAGACCACCGTTTGTCGATAACAGCGGCTGACAAGGCGGGCAACAAGGCTGAGAAGGTGATTACCTTCAATGTGCCGGAAGAAAATCCGCTGGCACCGCAGCTTGTGGCACCAGGCGAGGGGACGGGCGGTACAGGCGTGAACCCGAACCTTACAGTGAGGGTAGAGGACCCTACAGGCGATAAGCTGAATGTAACTTACTATCAAGGTTTCAAGTATGACGGTAACCATCCGGAGCAAGACTTCTCCGGCTTCAAGAATGCTTCTGATACAGAGCCGCCGAAACAGCCGGTTCCTGCGGGAGAAGAAGCGCTTAGCAGTGAAGAATACAGCAAGGTGAGCGCGGTGGACGGCGATTATCTGATTAACGATGCTGTAGAACAGTTCCCGTATCAGCGTTATGAAATTGATCTGGATGAGTCCGTTAAAAAAACCGACCGTGTGGATGTGGAGTGGCAGGGCGGTTCTCTCCCGGGCCGTAAGGTAAGCCTCTATGCGTGGAGTCCTAAAGGCGGGAACTGGGTACTGCTGGATCACCGGATCGCCGGGGAGGAGGACTTCCAGCTGAAAGCAACCGTGACAGCCGGAGCTTATGAGGCTGACGGCAGAATCTCAGTGATGGTGCAGGATGAGATCGCAGCAGCTGTACCTGCACCTGAGGTTCCAGCCACAGTTACAGGGGACACTTACGATTTCTCCTTTGTGTGGATGTCGGACACCCAATATTATTCGCAGAGCTATCCGCATATTTATCAGAAGAATGTGAAGTGGATTGCGGACAATAAGGACAGCCTGAATCTGAAATATGTCATTCATACCGGCGATGTCGTTGATAAGTCCTACCAGGAATATCAGTGGAAGGAAGCCGACCGGAATATGAAGGTGCTGGAGGATGCGGGTATTCCTTACGGCGTTCTTGCCGGCAATCATGATGTGGGCCATCAGACCGGGGATTATGCGAAATTCTGGGAGTATTTTGGCGACTGGAGATTCAAGAACCTGCCTACCTTCGGCGGCTCTTATGAGAACAACCGGGGGCACTATGATCTGGTATCAGCGAACGGCAATGACTTTATCATCGTTTATATGGGCTGGGGACTGGCTGACAAGGAGATTGATTGGATGAATGAGGTGGTAGCCCGTTATCCAGAGCGCAAAGCCATTCTGGCTCTTCATGAATACCTGCTGGTGTCGAACAACCGTGCACCGATTGCCGATGAAATCTTTGAGAAAGTGGTTAAGCCGAACAAGAACGTAATTGCTGCGCTGTCCGGGCATTATCATGATGCAGAGCTTAAGGTGGACCCGCTGGATGACGACGGTGACGGCGTACCTGACCGCAATGTGTATCAGATGCTGGCAGATTACCAGGGAGCTGAGGAGGGCGGCCTGGGTTACATCCGGCTGCTGCAGTTTGATACGGCCAGCAATCAGCTTCATGTAAAGACATATTCTCCATATCTTGATGATTACAATTTTTATGATCAAAATGAACATCCCGGCAAAGACGAGTTCACGCTCGATTTGAACCTGCAGCCGGTAACCAAACGTGTAGCGACAGATTACATCGGTGTGAAAGTATACAGTGATCAGGAGATTGCCGTGAAAACCGCTGTGGAAAGCGGCAGCGAAGTATCGGCAGTCTGGAATAATCTGCAGCCGGACAGCTACTACCAGTGGTATACCAAGGTAGAGGACGGCAGCACAGGCAGCGTGCTGTCCGACATCTGGGGATTCTATACCGGAAAAGCGGAAGTAACGCCGGCGCCGAGTCCGGAAGCCACACCGGCTCCGACATCTCCGGCTGGAGGATCGGGAGGAGTGCCGGCGGCAACAGCTACACCGGCTCCAACCGCCAGTCCGGCAGCTGTTAAAGGCAGCATTCAGCTGGGCAAGGGCAGTGACGGCAAATATACCGCTGATCTGGCAGCATTCCAGGCCATGATACAGGGTTCGGAAAACGGCGCTGTCACGATTATTGTAGACGGGGAAAGTAATGCACAGGAGCCTGTCCAGCTTGCATTGGACGCAGCAGGGGTGAAGCAGGCTGTAGAGAGCAACAAGGCGCTGACGATCCGCGCCTCGGGCATGGAGCTGACGCTTCCGGCAGCCTCCATGCCGGAAATACCTGCGGGCAGCGGACAGCTGCTGCTAAGCCTTGATACAGCTCTGACAAAAGCGCTGCAGCAGACGATTCAGAACAGCAGCAGAAGTCTCGCCGGTATCAGCGGGCCAAAAGCTGCCATCACACTGGAGTTCAGAACATCTGTTGGCGGCACTGAAACTGCAGTTCATCAGCTGAAGGGCGGCGTAACGGTTACCTTGAAGCTGACTGAGGAGCAGCTTGCTGCACTGGACACAGATTATGCCGGTGTTTATTATGTGGACGGTAACAGCCTGCAGTATATGGGCGGAAAGTTCGATAATAACACCGTGAGCTTTACGACGGATCACTTCTCGACGTTTGCAGTGATGGAATACCGCAAGTCGTTCAGTGATGTGAAGGGAAGCTGGGCAGAACCGTTCATCACCAAGCTCGCGGCCAAGCATATTATTACAGGTGTGGACGAGAGCCGCTACCAGCCGCAGGCCAGTGTGACCCGGGCAGATTTCGCCGTACTGGCGATTCGCGCTTTGGGGCTAACAGGAACTGCGCAGACAAGTTCTTTTGCGGATGTACCGGCTGGGGCTTACTATACTTCAGCGCTGGAGAAGGCAGCAGAGCTTGGGTTCATGGAAGGCAATGGCGGCAGGTTCCGTCCTGCAGACACAATTACGCGTGAAGAAGCAGCGCTTGTTCTAAGCAGAATGCTGCAATACAACAATAAGCTGCAGCCCGTGTCCTCTGACGCGGCCGTGAATTTCACAGATATGGCCAGCATTTCTCCATGGGCGAAGCAGGCGGTTAATGACCTGCAGTCTATGGGATTGATCAGCGGAAAAGGCGGCAACAGCTTTGATCCCCGCGGTAAAGTGACCCGGGCGGAAACAGCAAAGCTGATCTACGGATTGCTGAATAACTAA
- a CDS encoding response regulator transcription factor, with amino-acid sequence MDKRILVVDDEQSISSAIAYALRREGYEVDTAADGEEALSKVQTFRPNVLVLDVMMPKLSGYDVCRKLEDRDDIGIILLTVKNDIVDKIVGLELGADDYMTKPFEIRELLARVKALLRRLEKKSGEERNGVMEYGALQVHPERRTAELGGAALELTPKEFDLLLLLLSHPQRVYMREELLEQVWEMDYAGGTRTVDIHIQRLRKKLGDPYQNILQTVYGVGYKAVPAGNLS; translated from the coding sequence ATGGATAAAAGGATACTGGTTGTCGATGACGAACAGAGCATTTCCAGCGCAATCGCCTACGCATTACGACGCGAAGGTTATGAAGTGGATACAGCAGCCGATGGCGAAGAGGCGCTCTCGAAGGTGCAGACCTTCCGCCCCAATGTACTGGTGCTGGATGTGATGATGCCGAAGCTGAGCGGTTACGATGTCTGCCGCAAGCTTGAGGACCGTGATGATATCGGCATTATTCTGCTGACTGTCAAAAATGACATTGTGGATAAAATCGTCGGTCTGGAGCTCGGCGCAGATGATTATATGACCAAGCCGTTTGAGATCCGTGAGCTGCTGGCCAGGGTCAAGGCCCTGCTGCGCAGGCTGGAGAAGAAGTCCGGTGAAGAACGTAATGGCGTAATGGAGTACGGAGCGCTGCAGGTCCATCCCGAGCGGCGTACAGCCGAGCTTGGAGGTGCAGCTCTGGAACTGACTCCCAAGGAGTTTGATCTGCTTCTGCTCCTGCTCTCCCATCCGCAGCGGGTCTATATGCGTGAGGAGCTGCTGGAGCAGGTGTGGGAGATGGACTATGCGGGGGGCACGCGGACGGTCGACATACATATCCAGCGTCTGCGCAAAAAACTGGGTGACCCGTACCAGAATATTCTGCAGACGGTGTATGGGGTAGGTTATAAAGCTGTACCGGCGGGGAATTTATCATGA
- a CDS encoding HAMP domain-containing sensor histidine kinase, producing the protein MRFSIKLKFSLFLAVLLILAISVLSYFVLRGVERNERNQTEHVLAQYVKTVNLRVKQTYYTGARLEPQMFMQTRGRVLASELAGFTGLEVTLYDAEGQQVGTSIQGETVQPVQDVSGALGFALSNQIAYLNKGDTLLYLAPLQGPDAQMGVVQLQYSLKDSRSFRQTLFNLFLTTGAAVLALSFIIGYLYFNRAAAAIGRLKKAAESIRRADYISAPPLTRRDELGELGEGIYFMSREIESSIAAKDEEQRKLQLAVTKLQALEQQQKQYIGNISHEFKTPLTSIKAYVDLLDMYDDDPKLLLDAKANIAKETQRLYEMVEKVLQLTALEKYDFESQAERLEAAEVLRDICGRMNGKAERYGLQITLDTEPAHIWMDRESFMHIFINLLDNAIKYNVPGGSIHVSCRTKEERVWITVEDSGIGIPEEARDKIFEPFYTVNRDRSRQSGGTGLGLSLVRNLVEKQNGTITLLEKGGEGSAFRLSFPAVP; encoded by the coding sequence ATGAGGTTCAGCATTAAGCTGAAATTCAGCCTTTTCCTTGCGGTGCTGCTGATTCTGGCGATCAGTGTGCTGAGTTACTTCGTGCTGCGCGGTGTTGAGCGCAATGAGCGGAACCAGACAGAGCATGTATTGGCCCAGTATGTCAAAACCGTTAATTTACGGGTGAAGCAGACGTATTATACAGGGGCCCGGCTGGAGCCGCAGATGTTCATGCAGACGCGCGGCAGGGTACTTGCCTCAGAGCTGGCCGGATTTACGGGTCTTGAAGTCACGCTGTACGATGCCGAAGGGCAGCAGGTAGGTACCTCGATCCAAGGCGAGACGGTGCAGCCTGTACAGGATGTCAGCGGTGCGCTGGGCTTTGCGCTCAGCAACCAGATTGCTTACTTGAATAAGGGCGACACACTCCTATACCTCGCTCCGCTGCAGGGACCGGATGCACAGATGGGCGTGGTGCAGCTGCAGTATTCGCTGAAGGATTCACGGAGCTTCCGGCAGACGCTGTTCAATTTGTTCCTGACTACAGGGGCGGCGGTGCTGGCCCTCAGTTTCATCATAGGTTATCTGTATTTTAACCGCGCCGCCGCTGCTATCGGGCGGCTGAAAAAGGCGGCGGAATCCATCCGGCGCGCCGATTATATCTCTGCTCCGCCGCTGACCCGCAGGGATGAACTCGGCGAGCTGGGGGAAGGCATTTATTTTATGAGCAGAGAGATTGAGTCCAGCATTGCCGCCAAGGATGAGGAGCAGCGTAAGCTGCAGCTCGCTGTCACCAAGCTTCAGGCGCTGGAGCAGCAGCAGAAGCAGTATATCGGCAATATCAGCCATGAATTCAAAACACCGCTGACCTCGATTAAGGCTTATGTGGATCTGCTGGATATGTATGATGATGATCCCAAGCTGCTGCTTGATGCCAAGGCCAATATCGCCAAGGAGACCCAGCGGCTGTATGAAATGGTAGAGAAGGTGCTGCAGCTGACTGCGCTGGAGAAATATGATTTTGAGTCCCAGGCGGAACGGCTTGAGGCGGCGGAAGTTCTGCGGGATATTTGCGGACGGATGAATGGCAAGGCTGAGCGTTATGGGCTTCAGATTACGCTGGATACCGAGCCGGCGCATATTTGGATGGACAGGGAGAGCTTTATGCATATCTTTATCAATCTGCTCGACAATGCGATCAAATATAATGTTCCTGGCGGGAGTATTCATGTATCCTGCAGGACAAAGGAAGAGCGGGTGTGGATTACGGTTGAAGATTCAGGGATAGGCATTCCGGAAGAAGCGCGGGACAAGATCTTTGAGCCTTTCTATACCGTCAACCGCGACCGTTCCAGACAATCGGGCGGAACCGGGCTTGGACTGTCACTGGTACGCAATCTGGTAGAGAAACAGAACGGGACCATTACGCTGCTGGAAAAAGGCGGGGAAGGTTCAGCGTTTCGGCTTTCTTTTCCGGCAGTACCGTAA